In the genome of Variovorax sp. PAMC26660, the window CGCGGCCGGCAGCGCAGCGGAGATTGCCAGGTCGCGCGCCGAATTCCTGGCTGCGCTGGACATCTTGCGCAATGCGCCGGAAGCCACCGCACAGATCCGCCAGGAACTGGTGCTGGCCGACGCGCAATGGATGTTCTTCAACCGCGGGCTCGAGCGCCTCGAGGGCGCCGTTGCCTCGCCCGCCCACATGTCCGACGTGTTCGTGACCAGCGAGAACCTGCTCGCCATCATGGACCGCGTGACCGGCCTGTATTCCGACCTCAAAACCTAGAGAGCCCCACCATGAGCGAATGGAAAGCCATCTGCCGCATCGACGACATCCCTGTACTCGGCGCGCGCCGCGTGGCGCGGCCCGCGGGCGTGGACGTCGCCGTGTTCCGCAACAGCGAAGACCAGGTTTTCGCGCTGCTCGACCGCTGCCCGCACAAGGGCGGCCCGCTGAGCCAGGGCATCGTGTTCGGCACCAGCGTGGCCTGCCCGCTGCACAACTGGGCCATCGGCCTGGACGACGGCTGCGCGAAATCGCCGGACGAAGGCTGCACGCCGAAGTTCGCCGTGAAAGTGACGGACGGCGTGGTGCATCTGGACGCCGGCGAACTGGCAACGCACGCCATCGACCTGGAGCGCCCGGTCGCCGGACCGAAGCCCTTCGCCGTGCTGTCCATCCTGTCCACGGCAGAAGGCTGAGGCGCCGCATGGTGCAAGAGACCCGCTCCACCTGCCCTTATTGCGGCGTCGGTTGCGGCGTCATCATCGAATCCGACGGCACGCAGATCACCGGCGTGCGCGGCGACCCCGACCACCCGGCCAACTTCGGGCGGCTGTGCACCAAGGGCTCGACGCTGCACCTCACGGCCAGCGCCACGGTCACCCGCCAGACCCGGCTGTTGCAGCCGATGCAGCGCGTCGTGCGCGGCGAGGCACCGATGGTGGTCTCATGGGACACGGCCCTGGACAACGCCGTCGGCAAGTTCGCGCAGGTCATCCAAGACCACGGCCCCGATGCCGTCGGCTTCTACGTCTCGGGCCAGTTGCTGACCGAGGACTACTACGTCTTCAACAAGCTCGCCAAAGGCCTGATCGGCACCAACAACGTCGACACCAACTCGCGCCTGTGCATGAGCAGCGCCGTGGCCGGCTACAAGCAGACACTGGGGGCCGATGCACCACCGGCCTGCTACGACGACCTGAAGCATGCGCAGTGCCTGTTCATCGTGGGCAGCAACACCGCCTGGGCGCACCCGATCCTGTTTCGCCGCATCGAGGATGCGAAGGCCGCCAACCCGGCGCTCAAGATCATCGTCGCCGACCCGCGCCGCACCGACACGGTCGAGATTGCCGACCTGTTCCTGCCGATCCAGCCCGGCACCGACGTGATGCTGTTCAACGGCATGCTGCACCTGATGCTGTGGGAGGGCTGGATCGATGCTGCGTACATCGCCGCCCACACCGACGGCTTCGACACGCTGAAGGCCACGGTGCGCGAATGCACGCCTGACAAAGTGGCGCAGGTCTGCGGCATCCCCAAGGACGACCTGCTGGCGGCCGCGCGGCTGTTCGCCACATCGCCCGCCACGCTGAGCCTGTATTGCCAGGGCCTGAATCAGTCGTCGAGCGGCACCGCGAAAAATGCGGCGTTGATCAACCTGCACCTGGCCACCGGCCAGATCGGCAAGCCGGGCGCCGGCCCGTTCTCGCTGACCGGCCAGCCCAATGCGATGGGCGGGCGCGAAGTCGGCGGCCTGGCCAACCTGCTGAGCGCGCACCGCGACCTGTCCAACCCCGAACACCGCGCCGAAGTGGCTGCACTGTGGGGCGTGCCCTCGGTGCCCGAGAAGCCGGGCAAGACCGCGGTCGAGATGTTCCAGGCCGCCGCAGACGGCGAAATCCGCGCGCTGTGGATCGCCTGCACCAACCCCGCCCAATCGATGCCCGACCAGGCCACCGTGCGCCGCGCGCTCGAACGCGCCGAGTTCGTGGTGGTGCAGGAAGCCTTTGCCACCACCGCCACCTGCGCCTTCGCCGACCTGCTGCTGCCCGCCACCACCTGGGGCGAGAAGGATGGCAGCGTGACCAACAGCGAGCGCCGCATCTCGCGCGTGCGCCCGGCCATCGCAGCGCCGGGCGAAACGCGGCACGACTGGTCGATCGCAGTCGACTTCGCGCGCCGGCTCGAACGGCTCTTGGGCCGCACGTACTCGCTGTTCCCCTATGCAACGGCCGAATCGGTCTGGAACGAACACCGCGAAACCACCCGTGGGCGCGACCTCGACATCACCGGCATGAGCTACGCGATGCTCGACGACATCGGCCCGCAGCAGTGGCCGCTGAAAGAAGGCGAAAGCACCGGTCGCGTGCGCCTCTACGAAGACGGCGTGTTCCCCACGCCGGACGGCCGCGCGCGCTTTGTCGACACGCCCTACAAGCCCGTGGCCGAGGCCCGCGAGGCGCGCTACCCTTTCTCGCTCAACACCGGCCGCCTGCGCGACCAGTGGCACGGCATGAGCCGCACCGGCACCGTCGGCAAGCTGTTCGGCCACGTGGCCGAGCCCATGGTGCAGATGAATGCACAGGACATGGCACGCCGGCAGATCAAGGAAGGCGACCTGGTGCACCTGACCTCCAAGCGAGGCTCGATCCTGCTGCCCGCGCGCGCCAGCGCCGAGATCGGCATGAGCCAGGCCTTCGTCGCGATGCACTGGGGCGAGGAATACCTGAGCGGCTGCTCGTCGACCGGCACGCGGCTGGCCGGCATCAACGCTCTCACCACGCCGGCCTACTGCCCCACGTCGAAGCAGCCCGAGCTGAAGCACACGCCGGTGAAGATCCTCAAGGCCGAATTGCCGTGGTCGCTGCTGGCCATGGCCTGGCTGCCTTCCGATGCGGCGCTCACTGCGCACCGCGCGCTGCAACCGCTGATGGCGCTGTTTCCGTTCGCGACCTGCGTGCCGTTCTCTGGCAACACGGCGGGTGCGGAACGCAGCGGCATGCTGTTTCGCGCCGCCGGGCACGATGCGCCGGCCGATGCGCTGCTGGCGCAGATCGAGGCCCTGCTCGGCCTGCAGGGCAGCGACACCCTGCGCTATGCCGACCGCCGCCGCGGGCAACGCCGCTCGGCGCGGCTGGTGCGCCGCGCCGATGACAGCGCCGGCCTCGAAGCCTTCCTGCTCGCCGGCGACACCAGCGCCGAAGCCTGGATCGCGACGCTGCTGCGCGAGGAACTGCCGGCGCAGAGCTATGGCCGCCTGCTGCTGTCGCCCGGCGCGCGGGCGCCGCTGGCGGTGCAGTCGCGCGGCAAGCCTGTGTGCACCTGCTTCAATGTGACCGACCTGGCGATTCAGGCCGAACTGGGCCGGTGCAGCGGCAGCGCCGACGAGCGGCTCGCCGCCTTGCAGGGCGCGTTGAAGTGCGGCACGAACTGCGGATCGTGCATTCCCGAGCTGAAACGCATGGTGCGCGTGATGCCGTCCGAGGCGATGGCGGTGGCGCCATGAGCCCCTGTCTTGCTCCCTCCCCTCCCGGGGGAGGGCTGGGGTGGGGGCAAGCGGCGCCTGCGCCGAGCGCTCTGCCTGCCCCCATCCCAACCTTCCCCCAAAGGGAGAAGGGGCAAAACCAAGGCATAAGCCGACTCGCATTTCGGCATAAGCCTTGCAGGACAATCCGCACACCCATGGGAATCAGCCAATACATCAAGGAAATCGGCCGCGGCGCGCGAGGCGCCAAGCCGCTCACGCGCGAACAGGCCACCGACCTGTTCGGCCAGGTGCTGGACGGCACCGTCACCGACCTCGAAATCGGCGGCTTCTGCCTCGCCATGCGCATCAAGGGCGAGACGCCGGAAGAAATGGCCGGCTTCCTCGACGCCACGCATGCACGGCTCCATCACATCCCCGCCACCGACCGCCCGCTGATCGTGCTGCCCAGCTACAACGGCGCGCGCAAGCTGCCGGTGCTCACGCCACTGCTGGCGCTGCTGCTGGCGCGCGAGGGCCTGCCGGTGCTGGTGCACGGCAGCGCGAGCGAAACCTCGCGCGTGCTGGCGTCGAATGTGCTCGCGGCAATGGGCATGCCGCCGCTCACGGCCATCCGCCCCATCGCCGCAGGCGAAGTGGGCTTTGCGCCCACCGAGCTGCTGAACCCCACGCTGAAGCGCTTGCTCGACGTACGCCGCGTGGTCGGCCTGCGCAACCCGGGCCACAGCGTGGTCAAGCTGATGCAGCCCACCACCGGCCCCTGCGTGGTGGTCGCGAGCTACACACACCCCGAATACGCCCGCACCATGGGCGAGACCTTCGAGCTGATGGGCATGACCGCCCTGCTCTCGCGCGGCCTCGAAGGCGAAGTGGTGTCCGACCCGCGCCGCACCGCGCAGATCGACGGCTTTACGCGCGGCGTGCGCACCGAACTGCAGGCGCAGGCCAGCGGCACCGCCGCAGACGTGCCGGGCCTGCCCAAGGAAATCGACGTCGCCACCACGGCCGACTACACGCGCCGCGTGCTGGCCGGAGAGCTTCCCGTGCCCGAAGCCATCGCGACGCAAGTCAGGCACATCACGCAACTGGCATCCCACGCATGAACACCCCATCCACCTCCCTCATCACCGGCCGCTGCACGCTGGTGGGCGCCGGCCCCGGCGACCCGGAACTGCTGACCGTCAAGGCCGTCAAGGCAATCCAGGCGGCGACCGTGCTGCTGGTCGACGACCTCGTGAACGACGAAATCCTGGCCTATGCGCGGCCCGACGCGCGCATCGTGCACGTGGGCAAGCGCGGCGGCTGCAAGAGCACGCCGCAGGCGTTCATCGAGCGACTCATGATCACCGCGGTGCACGAAGGCGAAACGGTGGTGCGGCTCAAGGGCGGCGACCCGTTCATCTTCGGCCGCGGTGGCGAAGAAGTGGAGCACCTGCGTGAAGCCGGCATCGAATGCACGGTGGTCAACGGCATCACGGCCGGCCTGGCCGCCGTGACTGCGCTGGGCGTGCCGCTCACGCACCGCGACCATGCGCAGGGTGTGGTGTTCGTCACCGGCCACGCCAAGACCGGCGCCGGTGCTTCAGAAGACCCGACCGACTGGCGCGCCCTGGCCGCGACGGCGCACAACGCGCGCCTGACGTTGGTGATCTACATGGGTGTGGCGGGCGCGGGGCATATTGAACGCGAGCTGCTGCAAGGCCTGCCGGGCAACACGCCGGTGGCCGTGATCCAGCACGCGAGCCTGCCGCACCAGCGGCACATCGCGACCACCCTCGACAAGCTGCAAAGCGGCATCGCCGAGGCCGGCCTTGCGAGTCCGGCGGTGATCGTGGTGGGCGACGTGCTGCGCGGGCTGGCAGCGGCGGCGCTGCCGGCGTCTGCAACGGACCGCTTCGGCACCTGAGCGCCGCAACGGCGGCGGCAGCAGGGCTCAGCCGAAGTAGGGATGCTCGGCGGGGAACAGCGCCCGCTTGACGAATCTGCGCCACTGAGCAGGTGCGCGATCACCCAGCACGATCAGGCCGGCGCTGTAGGCCTGGGCCCGGTACTGCACCGTCAGGCCCGCGATCGCCTCCTCGGCACGGCGCGCATCTTTGGTGGTCTGAAGCACGGTCACGAATTCACGCACCTTTCGTGCGTCTTCGGGCGACATGTACTTGAGCAATTCCATCGGCTTGTCAGTGGAGCGCCCGTGCTTGATCGCGAGCCCGATGGAGGGAAGCAGCGCATCGAAGTCGCTGACCGTGATCGCCGGGTAGGACTCCAGCGCCTTGGCCACCTGTTTCTGGCTCGCACCGTCGGACGCGCCGATAAGCACCAGCAGCCGAACCGGCGGCTGCGTCCCCGAGGTGGCGAGCCCGAAGGCCTTGTCCAATTGGCCCCGCCCCATGGCGATGTAGCCGAAGGCGGAACTGTCTGGAGGAATGTCCTTGCCGCTCTCCAACATTTGCTGGATCTGCAGGAAATTCGACTTGGCCCGGAGGTCGTCGAGCGGTGCGGCCTCGCCCTGCTCGACGCGCCGGATGCGCGCGAGGTCGTCGGTCGTGATGATGCTCAGGAACGGCGCCTTGGCTCCCGCTCTCTCGTAAGCGCGTCGTGCTTCGGGCCACGCCTGCTCGCCGGCCCACGCATGCCCTGCGGCATAGGCGAACCAGGCGCTGTCGGGGTATTCGGCGGCACCCTTCTTGAACGCGGCGTCCTTGGCGACCGGGTCGCGCATGCAGCGCACGACCAGATAGCCCAGGTCGCTCACGCCCGGATTCGCCTGTGCCAGCGCGCGATGCCGCTCGCAGAGGCGCTCATGCGCTTCGGGCGAGGTTGCCAGGTTCTGCTGCTCGC includes:
- the ybiB gene encoding DNA-binding protein YbiB, which encodes MGISQYIKEIGRGARGAKPLTREQATDLFGQVLDGTVTDLEIGGFCLAMRIKGETPEEMAGFLDATHARLHHIPATDRPLIVLPSYNGARKLPVLTPLLALLLAREGLPVLVHGSASETSRVLASNVLAAMGMPPLTAIRPIAAGEVGFAPTELLNPTLKRLLDVRRVVGLRNPGHSVVKLMQPTTGPCVVVASYTHPEYARTMGETFELMGMTALLSRGLEGEVVSDPRRTAQIDGFTRGVRTELQAQASGTAADVPGLPKEIDVATTADYTRRVLAGELPVPEAIATQVRHITQLASHA
- the nirD gene encoding nitrite reductase small subunit NirD, whose product is MSEWKAICRIDDIPVLGARRVARPAGVDVAVFRNSEDQVFALLDRCPHKGGPLSQGIVFGTSVACPLHNWAIGLDDGCAKSPDEGCTPKFAVKVTDGVVHLDAGELATHAIDLERPVAGPKPFAVLSILSTAEG
- the cobA gene encoding uroporphyrinogen-III C-methyltransferase, which translates into the protein MNTPSTSLITGRCTLVGAGPGDPELLTVKAVKAIQAATVLLVDDLVNDEILAYARPDARIVHVGKRGGCKSTPQAFIERLMITAVHEGETVVRLKGGDPFIFGRGGEEVEHLREAGIECTVVNGITAGLAAVTALGVPLTHRDHAQGVVFVTGHAKTGAGASEDPTDWRALAATAHNARLTLVIYMGVAGAGHIERELLQGLPGNTPVAVIQHASLPHQRHIATTLDKLQSGIAEAGLASPAVIVVGDVLRGLAAAALPASATDRFGT
- a CDS encoding molybdopterin-dependent oxidoreductase — its product is MVQETRSTCPYCGVGCGVIIESDGTQITGVRGDPDHPANFGRLCTKGSTLHLTASATVTRQTRLLQPMQRVVRGEAPMVVSWDTALDNAVGKFAQVIQDHGPDAVGFYVSGQLLTEDYYVFNKLAKGLIGTNNVDTNSRLCMSSAVAGYKQTLGADAPPACYDDLKHAQCLFIVGSNTAWAHPILFRRIEDAKAANPALKIIVADPRRTDTVEIADLFLPIQPGTDVMLFNGMLHLMLWEGWIDAAYIAAHTDGFDTLKATVRECTPDKVAQVCGIPKDDLLAAARLFATSPATLSLYCQGLNQSSSGTAKNAALINLHLATGQIGKPGAGPFSLTGQPNAMGGREVGGLANLLSAHRDLSNPEHRAEVAALWGVPSVPEKPGKTAVEMFQAAADGEIRALWIACTNPAQSMPDQATVRRALERAEFVVVQEAFATTATCAFADLLLPATTWGEKDGSVTNSERRISRVRPAIAAPGETRHDWSIAVDFARRLERLLGRTYSLFPYATAESVWNEHRETTRGRDLDITGMSYAMLDDIGPQQWPLKEGESTGRVRLYEDGVFPTPDGRARFVDTPYKPVAEAREARYPFSLNTGRLRDQWHGMSRTGTVGKLFGHVAEPMVQMNAQDMARRQIKEGDLVHLTSKRGSILLPARASAEIGMSQAFVAMHWGEEYLSGCSSTGTRLAGINALTTPAYCPTSKQPELKHTPVKILKAELPWSLLAMAWLPSDAALTAHRALQPLMALFPFATCVPFSGNTAGAERSGMLFRAAGHDAPADALLAQIEALLGLQGSDTLRYADRRRGQRRSARLVRRADDSAGLEAFLLAGDTSAEAWIATLLREELPAQSYGRLLLSPGARAPLAVQSRGKPVCTCFNVTDLAIQAELGRCSGSADERLAALQGALKCGTNCGSCIPELKRMVRVMPSEAMAVAP